In the Mytilus trossulus isolate FHL-02 chromosome 1, PNRI_Mtr1.1.1.hap1, whole genome shotgun sequence genome, one interval contains:
- the LOC134689795 gene encoding deoxyribonuclease-1-like, which produces MCKYLIIGLVLYMALLIQAKPRSTRKDPKLRNGTPLLVSAFNIKTFGKSKMSDPEIANYIKEIVLRYDLILIQEIRDISGEALQDLWTLVNKTDSYGMTVSERLGRSSYKEQYAYFYKVRTLKLLDVHQYDDGPDDYSDWFEREPYSALFQPVHGGTDTRFVVTGIHAKPDAAVAEIGYLFNVYQDTVNKWGITNIMTFGDFNADCSYAKVEELASKQFYYDNVDFHWLLDWDADTTTSQNTNCAYDRIVVSGTKLQQAVKPGSANVYQFENTLGLTYQRMLDVSDHYPVEVQLII; this is translated from the exons ATGTGtaaatatcttataatcggTTTAGTGCTGTATATGGCATTACTGATTCAAGCAAAACCTAGATCCACACGTAAAGATCCAAAACTCCGTAACGGTACTCCACTTCTTGTATCAGCATTCAACATCAAAACGTTCGGAAAATCTAAAATGAGTGACCCAGAGATAGCTAACTACATCAAAGAG ATTGTACTAAGGTATGACTTGATATTGATACAAGAAATACGAGACATAAGCGGTGAGGCATTACAAGATCTTTGGACACTAGTGAACAA GACCGATAGTTACGGTATGACAGTGAGCGAACGCCTGGGAAGATCTTCATACAAAGAACAGTATGCTTACTTCTACAA AGTGCGTACTTTGAAATTATTAGATGTTCACCAGTATGATGACGGTCCTGATGATTATAGTGACTGGTTTGAAAGGGAACCATACAGTGCTCTCTTCCAACCTGTACATGGGGGAACAG ATACAAGATTTGTTGTGACTGGTATACATGCAAAACCAGACGCTGCTGTCGCAGAAATCGGTTATTTGTTTAATGTGTACCAAGACACCGTAAACAAGTGGGGAATAACG AATATAATGACGTTCGGAGATTTCAATGCAGATTGTTCCTATGCCAAGGTTGAAGAGTTGGCTTCAAAGCAATTTTATTATGACAATGTTGACTTCCATTGGCTGCTTGATTGGGATGCTGATACTACCACATCTCAAAACACTAACTGTGCTTATGATAG AATCGTAGTCTCTGGAACCAAACTTCAACAGGCAGTAAAACCAGGTTCAGCTAACGTGTATCAGTTCGAGAACACATTAGGATTGACTTACCAAAGG atgttGGATGTTAGCGACCACTATCCTGTTGAAGTTCAACTTATTATTTAA
- the LOC134689807 gene encoding uncharacterized protein LOC134689807: MRRGCRNVINLLIGLIFVTIIIFINYQYSILITNENTSVQFKQHKTWSKHSTNIFNPKKLVYSRGVSQINKDLHVYIVEEHHAVLKYWFDAVDKGMLPKEGNILVHIDGHSDLAMPFNTAFFPTFRRPRTLRDIEAMMQSNDVFIMGAAMSGLFKKMVWVWPQWDESNQEADETTTDFKIGLTTLEFDDLEEYGRTFCMCFTNFTTSKNMCVYTPVNGDRANMVQLPVTSCDIHIEFEVILLEESVAANSLTDNLGNENIVLDIDEDFYGCILPAQTLVDVGITMSETEKLNEILDSIVCPKTSDHDMKADKMLFNVLEILKSEEACKRFAKYSLCKGVARRQTAVDYLKHQIQALKLDCPHSGNKSLILIRKLISKISLFTNSQLSILQNIGFCLYTMMPSKTTFWESTFGICHGTNVPGSSAVFDHPTNSTEINYRTKILKEILDRLKPSTLPITTICRSVRDGYTPRHHFRQIENDVVNSLNVLERNKILHYDPWLLGGRQGWHGRHEKHVE; the protein is encoded by the exons ATGAGACGTGGATGTAGAAATGTTATCAATTTACTTATAGGTTTAATTTTTGTAAccattataatatttatcaactatcaatattcaatattgatAACTAATGAAAATACTAGTGTTCAATTTAAGCAACACAAAACTTGGAGTAAACATAGTACTAATATCTTTAATCCGAAAAAGTTGGTATATAGCAGAGGAGTTAGTCAAATAAATAAGGATTTACATGTGTATATCGTGGAAGAACATCATGCGG tatTGAAATACTGGTTTGATGCTGTCGATAAAGGAATGTTGCCTAAAGAGGGTAACATATTG gtACACATTGACGGTCATTCGGACCTAGCTATGCCTTTCAATACAGCATTCTTTCCTACCTTCCGTAGACCACGGACACTGCGTGATATAGAGGCTATGATGCAAAGTAACGATGTTTTTATAATG GGTGCCGCCATGTCCGGTCTTTTTAAGAAGATGGTATGGGTTTGGCCTCAATGGGATGAATCTAACCAAGAAGCAGATGAAACTACTACAGATTTTAAAATAGGTTTAACAACTCTTGAGTTTGACGATTTGGAAGAATATGGGAGAACGTTTTGCATGTGTTTCACCAACTTTACGACATCAAAGAACATGTGTGTTTATACGCCAGTAAATGGAGATCGTGCAAATATGGTTCAACTTCCCGTTACTTCATGTGATATTCATATAGAATTTGAAGTCATTCTTTTAGAAGAAAGTGTAGCAGCCAATTCACTTACAGACAACTtaggaaatgaaaatattgtgCTTGACATTGACGAAGACTTTTACGGATGCATCCTTCCTGCTCAAACTTTGGTTGACGTTGGGATCACAATGTCAGAAACGGAGAAACTCAACGAAATTTTAGATAGCATTGTTTGTCCTAAAACTTCAGATCATGATATGAAGGCcgataaaatgttatttaatgTTTTGGAGATTTTAAAATCTGAGGAAGCTTGTAAACGATTTGCAAAGTATTCTTTATGTAAAGGCGTTGCTCGTCGCCAAACGGCAGTGGACTATTTAAAACATCAGATCCAAGCGTTAAAGCTAGATTGTCCCCACAGCGGAAACAAATCATTAATTCTAATTAGAAAGCTCATAAGTAAGATTTCACTTTTTACGAACTCTCAGTTAtcaatattgcaaaatattggATTTTGTTTGTATACAATGATGCCTTCTAAGACTACATTTTGGGAATCAACATTCGGAATTTGTCATGGCACCAACGTTCCTGGTTCTTCTGCAGTGTTTGATCATCCCACTAATTCAACTGAGATCAATTATCGGaccaaaattttgaaagaaatattaGACAGATTAAAACCGTCCACTTTACCAATTACGACAATTTGTCGATCAGTTAGAGATGGATATACCCCTAGACACCATTTCCGTCAAATAGAAAATGACGTTGTGaattctttaaatgttttagaaCGAAACAAAATACTTCATTACGACCCATGGTTACTAGGAGGGAGACAGGGTTGGCACGGAAGGCATGAAAAACACGTTGAATAA
- the LOC134689817 gene encoding uncharacterized protein LOC134689817 isoform X2 has translation MDQKPPRPQTLRIGSPNNKRTQRTSRHRRTPLKRNPLELQLLAEDIKGIIEDISFETAEEEHNEDGLRRSYVGIHRRSTVDRSQRRPPRDVISAFYRERQSKRNEIAISDQPGSFESEKRQPEYNKRVSCPWDLPYFNQSHEGTPLEILAQELKYARDVREKEVRSLLHYNTKLQNDLLENDREMCSLEEKNVILDKKYDEMLKVYERIRENLKRCLTKVKDLECIGRLSSANNSDDESIHRVETFQAVADSLSSGINTWMSDTSSISTSVNGYDGDGEASLHTSTYNKNQESENKPNEYQECGPGRDDPNGTMSPTPMADRQLLMRLQADVNSLSLVNSEQSQEIERLRSDLSSCRKHMSSTQFQLEAVEIECSRLLSMEDQLISIVNLLKWAKEKHVHRQILGDHIYAAVDAAKRGDYTSGLPADLFLRELQDQLSANPILSVDGKMEEQPVRPQSRSNEKRKGMHFDHRIIDQIKFADDEEEPFSDTDSFHSLGKHLNDTEEP, from the exons ATGGATCAAAAACCACCACGGCCGCAAACTTTAAGGATTGGATCTCCAAACAATAAGAGAACACAACGAACATCTAGACATAGACGAACGCCATTAAAGCGAAATCCGTTAGAACTCCAGCTCCTGGCAGAGGATATTAAAGGTATCATTGAAGATATTTCTTTCGAAACTGCAGAAGAAGAACACAATGAAGACGGATTAAGGAGATCTTATGTAGGAATTCATCGTCGCTCGACTGTTGATCGATCACAACGACGACCACCTCGAGACGTCATTTCGGCATTTTATCGAGAAAGGCAATCAAAACGAAATGAAATTGCTATTTCAGACCAACCAGGAAGTTTCGAGTCAGAAAAGAGACAACCCGAGTATAATAAGCGGGTTTCTTGTCCATGGGATTTACCATATTTTAACCAGAGTCACGAAGGGACACCATTGGAAATTTTAGCTCAGGAATTGAAATATGCTCGGGATGTACGAGAAAAGGAGGTTCGAAGTCTCTTACATTATAACACTAAACTGCAAAATGATTTATTGGAAAATGATAGAGAAATGTGCAGTTTGGAAGAAAAGAATGTCATCTTAGATAAGAAATATGATGAGATGCTGAAAGTTTACGAACGAATACgtgaaaatttgaaaagatgTTTGACAAAAGTAAAAGATTTAGAATGTATCGGTCGATTATCGTCTGCAAACAACTCTGACGATGAATCTATTCACAG AGTGGAAACCTTCCAAGCTGTTGCTGATAGTCTTTCATCAGGTATAAACACGTGGATGTCAGATACCTCATCTATTTCAACATCAGTCAACGGTTACGATG GTGACGGGGAAGCATCATTGCATACCTCCACGTACAATAAAAACCAAGAGTCAGAAAACAAGCCAAATGAATACCAAGAATGTGGGCCAGGTCGAGATGATCCAAATGGCACAATGTCACCAACACCAATGGCGGACCGACAGTTACTAATGAGGTTACAGGCAGATGTAAATTCTCTATCATTAGTTAATTCGGAACAATCTCAG gaaattgaACGACTTCGGAGTGACCTTTCGTCATGTAGAAAACACATGTCTAGTACCCAGTTCCAGTTAGAGGCTGTTGAAATAGAATGTAGTCGGTTGTTGTCAATGGAAGATCAACTTATTTCGATTGTCAATTTGCTGAAATGGGCGAAGGAAAAG CACGTCCACAGACAAATACTCGGGGATCATATTTATGCTGCCGTAGATGCTGCAAAGCGTGGAGACTACACATCTG GATTACCGGCTGATCTATTCCTGAGAGAACTACAAGACCAACTATCAGCCAATCCAATACTATCTGTCGATGGAAAGATGGAAGAACAACCTGTACGACCACAGTCTAGAAGCAACGAGAAACGAAAGGGAATGCACTTTGATCATAGAATAATCGATCAAATCAAGTTTGCGGATGACGAGGAAGAACCGTTCAGTGACACAGATTCTTTTCATAGTCTAGGTAAACATTTGAACGACACAGAAGAACCCTAA
- the LOC134689817 gene encoding uncharacterized protein LOC134689817 isoform X1 produces MDQKPPRPQTLRIGSPNNKRTQRTSRHRRTPLKRNPLELQLLAEDIKGIIEDISFETAEEEHNEDGLRRSYVGIHRRSTVDRSQRRPPRDVISAFYRERQSKRNEIAISDQPGSFESEKRQPEYNKRVSCPWDLPYFNQSHEGTPLEILAQELKYARDVREKEVRSLLHYNTKLQNDLLENDREMCSLEEKNVILDKKYDEMLKVYERIRENLKRCLTKVKDLECIGRLSSANNSDDESIHRVETFQAVADSLSSGINTWMSDTSSISTSVNGYDGDGEASLHTSTYNKNQESENKPNEYQECGPGRDDPNGTMSPTPMADRQLLMRLQADVNSLSLVNSEQSQEIERLRSDLSSCRKHMSSTQFQLEAVEIECSRLLSMEDQLISIVNLLKWAKEKHVHRQILGDHIYAAVDAAKRGDYTSAGLPADLFLRELQDQLSANPILSVDGKMEEQPVRPQSRSNEKRKGMHFDHRIIDQIKFADDEEEPFSDTDSFHSLGKHLNDTEEP; encoded by the exons ATGGATCAAAAACCACCACGGCCGCAAACTTTAAGGATTGGATCTCCAAACAATAAGAGAACACAACGAACATCTAGACATAGACGAACGCCATTAAAGCGAAATCCGTTAGAACTCCAGCTCCTGGCAGAGGATATTAAAGGTATCATTGAAGATATTTCTTTCGAAACTGCAGAAGAAGAACACAATGAAGACGGATTAAGGAGATCTTATGTAGGAATTCATCGTCGCTCGACTGTTGATCGATCACAACGACGACCACCTCGAGACGTCATTTCGGCATTTTATCGAGAAAGGCAATCAAAACGAAATGAAATTGCTATTTCAGACCAACCAGGAAGTTTCGAGTCAGAAAAGAGACAACCCGAGTATAATAAGCGGGTTTCTTGTCCATGGGATTTACCATATTTTAACCAGAGTCACGAAGGGACACCATTGGAAATTTTAGCTCAGGAATTGAAATATGCTCGGGATGTACGAGAAAAGGAGGTTCGAAGTCTCTTACATTATAACACTAAACTGCAAAATGATTTATTGGAAAATGATAGAGAAATGTGCAGTTTGGAAGAAAAGAATGTCATCTTAGATAAGAAATATGATGAGATGCTGAAAGTTTACGAACGAATACgtgaaaatttgaaaagatgTTTGACAAAAGTAAAAGATTTAGAATGTATCGGTCGATTATCGTCTGCAAACAACTCTGACGATGAATCTATTCACAG AGTGGAAACCTTCCAAGCTGTTGCTGATAGTCTTTCATCAGGTATAAACACGTGGATGTCAGATACCTCATCTATTTCAACATCAGTCAACGGTTACGATG GTGACGGGGAAGCATCATTGCATACCTCCACGTACAATAAAAACCAAGAGTCAGAAAACAAGCCAAATGAATACCAAGAATGTGGGCCAGGTCGAGATGATCCAAATGGCACAATGTCACCAACACCAATGGCGGACCGACAGTTACTAATGAGGTTACAGGCAGATGTAAATTCTCTATCATTAGTTAATTCGGAACAATCTCAG gaaattgaACGACTTCGGAGTGACCTTTCGTCATGTAGAAAACACATGTCTAGTACCCAGTTCCAGTTAGAGGCTGTTGAAATAGAATGTAGTCGGTTGTTGTCAATGGAAGATCAACTTATTTCGATTGTCAATTTGCTGAAATGGGCGAAGGAAAAG CACGTCCACAGACAAATACTCGGGGATCATATTTATGCTGCCGTAGATGCTGCAAAGCGTGGAGACTACACATCTG CAGGATTACCGGCTGATCTATTCCTGAGAGAACTACAAGACCAACTATCAGCCAATCCAATACTATCTGTCGATGGAAAGATGGAAGAACAACCTGTACGACCACAGTCTAGAAGCAACGAGAAACGAAAGGGAATGCACTTTGATCATAGAATAATCGATCAAATCAAGTTTGCGGATGACGAGGAAGAACCGTTCAGTGACACAGATTCTTTTCATAGTCTAGGTAAACATTTGAACGACACAGAAGAACCCTAA
- the LOC134689835 gene encoding golgin subfamily A member 6-like protein 4, with amino-acid sequence MAACNSDDDTMSNGTSHHVTHALEFMTEEEGKEFQEFRRSIGIVGTFTKQMVKMAIAQLKPEFENMAVKAAEQAFDNKMTKVRELNEELNKRERELKQLRLEKKILQAKLDKERVVKSRPDSVETKEKELKRMEADISNLKMKLRKTTDDLKHERDRLSEEEKKRLELESTLQADVERLRKELDRVKGQLGQLRSAKNVGDDETRKLRERERQLLDEMEMIRKQQPRLHKRKLFA; translated from the exons atcATGTTACTCATGCTCTTGAATTTATGACAGAAGAAGAAGGCAAAGAGTTTCAGGAATTCAGAAGAAGTATCGG AATTGTTGGAACGTTTACAAAACAGATGGTCAAGATGGCGATTGCGCAGTTAAAACCTGAATTCGAAAACATGGCAGTAAAAGCAGCAGAACAAGCATTTGACAACAAAATGACAAAGGTTAGAGAACTGAATGAGGAATTGAACAAGAGAGAACGGGAACTAAAACAACTCCGACTTGAAAAGAAAATTCTACAAGCCAAATTAGATAAAGAACGAGTTGTCAAAAGTAGACCTGATTCTGtcgaaacaaaagaaaaagaacttAAAAGAATGGAAGCTGATATcagtaatttgaaaatgaaattaagaaaGACCACAGATGATTTAAAACATGAGAGAGACCGTTTGTCTGAAGAAGAGAAAAAACGGCTAGAGCTGGAGAGTACACTACAAGCTGACGTAGAGCGACTTAGAAAAGAACTTGACAGGGTGAAAGGTCAATTGGGTCAACTGAGGTCAGCTAAAAATGTTGGAGATGATGAAACCAGAAAACTAAGAGAAAGAGAGCGACAGCTTTTGGATGAAATGGAGATGATTCGGAAGCAACAACCTCGTCTTCATAAAAGAAAACTGTTTGCTTAA